CACAAGTTTATAAAAATGTTTATCATAAATATTTACTGGAAATAAATTATTATTTTCAACAATGTATATATCTCTTTCTCTTCTTAAAATTTTATTTATTAAATTCCATTCAATAAAATTATTTTTTATTATAACGCCTTTCTCATTAAGATATACAAGAGTTTTTGATAAACCTAAATCAAGAGAAATTAAAGCTTCTCTCTTTTTCTCTTCGAAGAAATCTAATAATTCTTTAGCAGTATAGCATGTTATTAAAGGTTTTTCAAGATATTTATATGCTATGATTTTCATAAATTAATTCTTATTAAAATTATCAATTTCAATATATAAATATTACATGAGTTAAATTATTTAATAGAAAAATAGATGAAGAGTATTTTTGTTTTATCAAAAGAAGATCCAGCGGGATTAACTATTAGGAAAGTTTTATTAGAGAAATATCCTTTTAAATATGAAGGTGAAAAATTTCAAGGAGAAGAAGTTTTTAATTTAAATAATATTAAATTAATAACTTTAAAAGAATCAATTCTTTTTAAAGATTATATAGAAAAATTTTTTAAAACGGACCTTATAATATTCCTTTCACGTCATTCTTCAGAAAAAGGAGAACCTTCAATTTTGGTTCATGCAACTGGAAATTGGAATGAAGAAGCTAAATTGGGTGGAAAACCCAAAGAATTATCTGTAACTTCAACAGCATGTATTAGAGAAGCATTACATACAATTAAGAAAGAAGTTGAGAAAAGTAATTTAGTAGATTGGAAAATTGGTTTGGAAGTAACTCATCATGGACCGTTAACCGAGAAACCATCAATATTCATTGAAGTAGGAAGTACTATTGAGCAATGGAAAAATATTGAAGCTGCTGAAATAATAGCAAAAGCTGCTTTTTCTGCTATAGAAGCTAAAAATAAATTTTCTTCAGCGGTTGGATTTGGAGGACCACATTATGCACCAATATTTACCAAATTAGTTTTAGAGAATTTATACGAAATAGGACATATAGCCCCTAAGTATGTTTTTCCATTAAATAAAGAAATTATAAAGAAAGCATTTGAGAAAACTATAGAAAAACCTGAAATAGCATTATTAGATTGGAAAGGATTATCTAGCATAAATAGGAAAAAACTAGTTGATATATTAACAGAAATTAATATAAAAATAGAAAAAGCTTAATTGAAAGAAAATTCAATAACAATATTGTATAAGGAATTTTTTATTTTTCAGGATAAGAATTTTATAAATCATATTTTATTTCTTTTCTTGGTAATATGACTTTTTCTGCAAATTTAGATACGAATTTTGAAAATAAATTTGGATATTCTGTATGAATTGGAAATACTTTTTTAGGTTTAATTCTTTCCATCATTTCTTGAAGTTGTAATGGTCCTACATGACCCGATGCATGAGTATGATACATCGGTATTCCATAATAATCTAACCAATTAATTAATTTTTCATAACTCATTTCTCTTTCTTCTGTGAAAGGTTCAGAGGTACTTAAAATATAAATACTTGCTGAAGGTGGCTCTATTTCTGTCAATTCTCTCAAACTATAGAAACTTCCAGTAAAAACATATTCTTCTGGTTCTTCTTGTATTTCTTTATTTCCAATTATTTTTTCTCCTAAAGCTAATTGTAAAATTTTTTCCCATTTATCATATCTTTTTTTCTCTTTGATATAAACAAAAATATTTTCATCATTGATTACGTTAGGCACATTTAATTTTCTGTCGCTTATTAAATTATATATATAAAAAGCTTGTCTTTCACTTAATACTAATTTTCTATTATTTTTCTTTGTTACTTCATAAATTGCTCTTATTCTATCAATATCAACAAATGAAGTATCTATTAAAACTAATTTTTTTGCTTTTTTTATAATAAAGTCTATTTTATCGGCAACTTCCCCTTCAGTTATTGGATGAAAATCCACTAAGTTTGTTCCCTCGCAAATTATATTTTTAACTTTTTCTTCTTCTAATTTATTAATAAAATCATAAGTTAAATCAGCTCTAGGACCATGCATTCTAAAATCTCCTGTATAAGCTAAAGCTCCATTAGAAGTATAAATTATGAATCCATAAGCACCAACTATCGAATGATCACAATGTATTGGCTCAATTTCTAATCCATTTATTTTTATTTTTTCTCCAGTTCTAAAAGTTCTAAAATCAATATTAGTAAAATCATCTTCAAATTTAGGTTTCTTCATTTTAGAAAAGCAATTAATAATTATTGAAGAAGTTTCTCCTAAGTAAATTGGAATAGATCTATTCAAAATAGAAATATATCTATAATGATCAGTATGAGCATGAGAAATAAAAACTCCATTTATATTAATATCCTTTGAAAAATTTTCCTTATAAATTGGTAAATTTGGAATTGCTTTTATTTTTAATAAATCTTCTAAGCTTTTAGGAATAAAGAAAGGATCTTCAAAAAATCTTGATCTTAAATTATAATTTATTCCAAAATCAAGAAATATTTTTACATCATATTTTTCATCTTCTAATAAAATTATGTTTCCTCCAATTTCTCCTTCTACTCCGCCATAAAAAGTAATTTTTACCATTTAAATCACTTATTATCTATATAAAAAGAATAAAAAAAAGCTTTATAAAAAATTAAAATTTTCTTAAATATATGAGAACAATTGAATGGAGAGGTGGAGAGGTTTCTTTAATAGATCAAACTTTACTTCCTATGAAATTTGAATATGTTATTTGTAAGAATTATGAAGAAATTGCTGAAGCTATTGAAAAAATGAAAATTCGCGGAGCACCTGCAATAGGAGTTGCTGCAGCTATGGGTATTGCACTTGCAGCATATAATAGTAAAGCAAATACAAAGCAAGAATTATTAAATGATTTAAAGAAAGCTGAGGAAAGAATAAAATCTACTAGACCAACCGCAGTAAATTTATTTTGGGCAATAGATAGAATGATGAAATTAGCTAAAGAAAGTAATGAAAATGTAAAAGAAATTATTTTAAAACTTGTAAAAGAAGCAAATTTAATAGCTGAAGAAGATATAAAAATAAATAAAGCTATAGGTGAAAATGGTGAAAAATTAATTGAAGATGGAGATGTTATTGGAACGATATGTAATGCAGGTGCTCTTGCAACTGTTGATTATGGAACAGCTTTAGGAGTTATACGTTCAGCTTGGAATAAAGGGAAAAAAATTAAAGTTATTGCAATGGAAACAAGACCTTTTTTTCAAGGTGCTCGTTTAACATCTTGGGAACTTAAAAAAGATGGAATTCCAGTTACTGTTATTACAGATAATTCAATAGGATTAATTATGCAAAAAGGGATGATTAATAAAATGATTGTTGGTGCAGATCGTATATTAAAAGATGGTTCTGTATTTAATAAAATTGGAACATATACGGCAGCTGTTTTAGCTAAAAATCATAATATTCCTTTCTATGTAGCTGCTCCATTATCAACTATTGATTTATATTCAAAACCTCAAGATATTATTATTGAGCAACGTGATCCAAAAGAAGTTTATGACCCATTTAATATTGGATATAGGATTGTTCCAGAAAATGTAGAAATTTTAAATTTTGCATTCGATTATACCCCATCAGAATATGTTTCAGCAATAATTACTGAGAAAGGGGTTGCTTATCCACCCTTTATTAATTCTATTATTAAACTATTTAAATCATAAAATTTTTAATTTTATAGGAGAAAGCTATGAATATTGGGTTAATTAGAGTTGTTACTCTATATAATGAAGAAGCATTAAATGCTCATGGGTCATTAATAATGAAGCATTATCCAGAATTTAATGTTATTAGTAAATGCATTAATGATCAACCATTAGGCATATATGATGAAGAAAGTAAGAAGAAAGCAATACCTAAAATAATCGATTTAGCTAAAAATTTTGAAAAAGAAAAAGTTAATGCAATAATAATTAGTTGTGCTGATGACCCTGCTGTTAAAGAAATTAGAGAATTCTTAAAAATACCTATAATTGGAGCTGGAACTGCTTCTGCAACATTAGCTTTAGCATTAGGTGAAAAAATTGGAGTTATAGGAATAGGTGAAGAGCCACCTAAAAGTATTCAAAAAATATTAAAAGATCATCTTGTAGCTTATGTAAAACCAAAGAGAGTATTTACAACACATGATATAAAAAAGAATATTAATGAAGTAATATATTTAGCAACTAAAATTTCTAAATCTATTGATGTATTAACTTTTGCATGTACGGGTTTTTCAGCAAATATGGATTTATTAAGCTTAAGTAAAAAAATTAATAAAATAGTAGTCGACCCAGTTCTTGCTTCAGCTAATCATACATATTATCTTTTAAAGAATTCTATGTCAATTTAAGAATATTTTTTATAATCTCAATTAAGAACTTAAGTGTTGAATCATATCTGAAAAAGTTAAATCCCCACCTTAATATACTAATTATTATCGTAATTATTGCAACTAATGCTATAAAAGCATAATCTATTCTTTTCATTGAAATTGTTTTTCTATAAGTTCTTTTAGCTGGATTATAAGTGAATGCTTTTGATTCTATTGCTTTGGATATATCCATTCCTCTTAAAACTGTTAAGAAAATACTTGGAACTATTACTGGAACAAGAGCAAAGAATTTCTTTATTGGATTCTTTTGCTCTATTTTTGCTCCACGAGATTTTTGTGCTTCTATAACAGTCTGAAATTGATTAATTAATACTGGAACAGATGCAAAAGCTATTCCTAAAGCAACTGCAAATTCTGGTGGAGCACCCATTTTAGAAATTGCAACCAGTATATCTGCTATAGGTGTTACTAATGTAATAAATCTAGTTATACAAATGAATAGAATAAAGCGTAAAGCACTAGTAATTCCTATAAGAGTTGTTTCAAGTGTTACTGGAGCCATTCCTGGAACAAGATAAAAGTATATTTTTGCTTCACGTGGAGGTGAAACAAAATAATTTAGTAAAATAAACAATATGAAAGCCGGCAAGATGGGTTTAACTATTCCTGTTAATTTTTTCATAGGTATTCCAGCTAATTTATATAGTCCAAAAATACTTAATAGAATTAAAGCAACTATTATTGTATCTTCAATAGCTAATAGAATTATTAATATGAACAGAAAGAAAATCATTTTAGTTCTTGGATCTAATCTATGAAATATGCTTTTTCCAGAAATATATTCTAAAGCCATTTTATTCCACCTTAAGAATATTTTTTAAAACATTTATAGCTTCTTCTACTGTTAATACATCTGGTTTAATATTATACTCACTACTTAATTTCTTAAATAATTGAGTAATTATTGGAGGTTTTAAATGAGCTTTCTTTAATATATCTTCTCTCATGAATACTTCTTTCGTCGTTCCATCTATTAATATTTCACCTTCATTCATAACAATGCATCTTTGAGCATATTCAGCAACAATATTCATATCATGTGTGATTACTATGATTGTTTTACCTAAAGAATGTAGTTTCTTAAAGATATCCATTACTTCTCTTCTACCACGTGGATCTTGACCAGTTGTTGGTTCATCTATGATTAATACTTCAGGCATCATTGAAAGGATTGATGCTATTGCTATACGTTGCCTATGTCCTTTACTTAATTCATATGGTTTTTCTTCAAGCAAATTATCTATGTTAAGCATTTTTGAAACTTCAATAACTCTTTTATTAACTTCATCTTTAGATAAGCTTAGGTTTTTAGGTCCAAAAGCAATTTCATCATAAACTCTTCTTGAAAATAATTGATGGTCTGGATTTTGAAAAACATATCCTACATAATTAATTATTTTATGAATTGGAACAATTTTAGTATTCATATTAAAAACTATTACTTCTCCTTTTGTTGGTCTTAATAATCCATTTATGTTTTTTGCTAAAGTTGTTTTACCTGAACCATTTTGTCCAATTATTGCTACAAATTCTCCTTTATAAAAATTAGTTGTTACTCCTTTAAGAGCAATTGTTCCACTTGGATATTGAAACCAAACATCTTTTACTTGAATTATTGCTTCTTTTTCAATTTTTTCAAATTGATGAATTTCTTCTTGTGGTATGGTTATTTTTTCTTTAATGTTTTTAAGAATTTTTGAGAAACACTCATATCCTTCATCAATAGTAAGCGGTATGCTTGATGAATTTATGCCAAGCTTTTTTGCTTCATGAGCAAAAAGTGCTATTTGGGGGGCTTCTAAACCAATGCTATTTAAAAATTCTGCTCCTCCTCCTAAAATTTCTCTAGGGCTACCCTCCATTATTATTTTACCTTCATTCATTACGATTACTCTATCAACCAAATCTATTAATTCCTCAAGTTTATGTTCAACAATAAGTATTGTCTTTTTTTCTTCTAAAGAAATTTTTCTTAAAAGTTTAAAAACATTTAAACTTCCTATCGGATCAAGATTAGAAGTAGGTTCATCAAGAACATATATTAAAGGTCTCATAGCTAATATAGAAGCTAAAGCACATGCTTGCTGCTGACCACCAGAAAGAGCATAAGGTGGCTGTTGTTTATATTCTTTTAAACCAATAAAATCTAAAGCCCAATCAATCCTTTCATTAATTTCATCTATTGTTAATCCTAAATTTTCAAGACCAAAAGCAATTTCATCTTCAACAGAAGCTGTTACAAGTTGACTTGATGGATCTTGAAATAATAATCCAACAATCGTAGATAAATAACCAATATAAGAATTCTTCGTATTAATTCCACGAACAATAACATCTCCTTCTAATGAGCCTCCATAAAAGTGAGGTATCAAACCATTAATTAAGCTGCATAATGTAGTTTTTCCAGCTCCTGTAGGACCAGTAATAAGTAAAATTTCTCCTTTTCTAACTTTCAAATCGATATTTTTTAATGCAGGTTTATCAGAACCAGGATATTTATAAGTTACGTTTTTTAATATTATTTCATATTCTTCTGAGTTCATAGAATATTACTCCATAAAAAAGAAAAAAGGATGTAAAATAACTTATGCATATTTTTTATGTATATAGTATGCTATAACGAGTAATATTATTCCTCCTATAACGGCGATTGCAGCATGAACATACCATGGTTGTGCACCAAGTGGTTTTCCTCCTTTTTGCCAAAGTTCTCTTATAACATAGAAAATAATCAATAGAACTATTAAAAGTATAACTCCTACTGTTGTACTTATCCCTTTTCTTACCATGGTGCTTTAGCCTCCTTCCATCCAAAGAGACTCTTTAATGCTGCTACTATAGCACTAAAGATTATTATTTGGAAAAAGGCATAGAGCGTATAGTACCATCCCATAGTTATTGGCCATGTTGGATAGAATGGATAAAATCCAAGCAAAGATAGAGCAAATGTAAACAAAGGTGCTTCAACGAATACTTGCAATAAAAATGTTGTTATCCAAAATATTATCCATCTAGTTTTTTCATTTTTAAATCTAAGAATAAAGTATTTCCATACATATGCCCAATAAATTCCTTTTACAGGTTGTAGTATAAGATCTACTTGTGGCAAACCTGAAGGTATTCCTCTAGCAATTCCAACTATTATTCCTACAATTGGTCCTCCACACATTCCTGCTAAGCAAGGCATTAATGCTCCTGGGTCTACTACAAGTGGAGGAACTAATGGAACTGCTATACCTAATCCTCTAAAAGCAAATCCAGCTGCACCAAATGCAGCAGCAAGCCCTATTTGTCTACTTGTTAAAAATGGTTTTCTAGTTGGAGCTTTTTCAGCCATTCTTCTTACCTCTTTTTTAGCTTATTATTAATCATATATAAAATTTAAATCTTTCGTTTTTAAGAAAATGAGTTTAAATATTCTCTATTTTTCTATAGAAAAGCTTAAAAATTATTATTAATCTTTTTTCTCTATGAAAAGAAATATGAATATGAAAGAAAAAATTTGGAAGGAAATAGACAATAAAAAATCAACTATAATTAAACTTGCTTCTGATTTAATAAAAATTCCAAGTGAAAATCCTCCAGGAGATATGAGTCAAATTAGTTCTTTCATAATTGATCATTTAAAATCATATGGTTTAAAATATGAAATTTACGAAATTGAAAAAGGAAGAATAAATATTATTTGTAAATTAGGTTCTTTAAATAAACCATTATTAATGCTTAATGGTCATATGGATGTAGTTCCAGCTGGTGATTCTTCTAGATGGAGTTTTCCACCATATAGTGGAGAAATAAAAAATGGCTTTATTCTTGGACGTGGAGCATCTGATATGAAAGGTGGATTAGCTGGAATAATAGCTACAATGGAATTTTTAGCTGAAAGTAATATAAACCTTCCTGGATCATTAGTTTTAGTTATTGTTCCAGATGAAGAAACAGGTAGTTATTATGGAAATGAATGGATAATGAAGCAAAAAATTTTTAATCCAACAGCTTGTATAATTGCTGAACCAACAAGTATAGATTCTATTGATGTAGGCCAACGTGGAGCTTTATGGATTAGAATTACTGTAAAAGGTAAACCTATTCATGGAAGTTTATCTCCATATCTTGGAGATAATGCTATAATGAAATCTTTTGATATATGTAAAAAGGTTCTTAAACTTACAGAAATAAAATCTACTCCACCATTGGATATAAAAGAAACAATAGATTTTTCACAAGCATTTATTGAAAAATTAATTAGTTTTAAAAATATTGGTAAAATTCTTATTTCTCCATCGGTAAATATTGGAATGATTAATGGTGGAACAAAAATAAATATGGTTCCAGATAAATGTAACATAGATGTAGATATAAGATTGCCAATAGGTCTTTCTGTAGAACAAGTAAAGAAAGAATTAATTTCACTTTTAAAAGAGTATGAAAAAGACATCGAATTGAATGTGATCACTGCTATGGAGCCTAATTATACTTCTCCTAAAGAAAATATAGTAAAATGTTTATATAAAAATATTAGAGAAGTAACTTCAATTGAACCAAAGATTTTTGTTCAATGGGCATCAAGTGATGCAAGATTTTTCAGATATGCCGGTATTCCAACTATCCATTATGGCCCATCAATAATTGAAGGTATTCATGGATATGATGAGAAAGTTAAAGCAGAAGATGTGGTAATTGCTACTAAAGTTTATATCGGAACAGTTATAGATTTCTTTAAGAGTAATTTTGAATAAAAAGCGTGTTTAATATGTCTTGTATGAAAGAAGTTATTGATATTATAGATTTGCTTGATAGTGCTAAAATTAATGGTTTAGAAATTGCTGAATTTCTTAATTCATATGGTATTAAAAATATTGATGTTAAAACAATTAGTAATAAAAAAGGTAAAACAGATTTTATTAAAATATTGATTCCTGGAATAAATGGTAAGTATAATAATGGAGATGCACCAACTCTTGGAATCATTGGAAGATTGGGTGGAATTGGTGCAAGACCAGAAATTAAAGGAATTGTTTCAGATGCTGATGGAGCCATAGTTGCTTTGTCTTCTGCTTTAAAATTAGGCAAAATGATTCTTAATGGAGATCAATTGAATGGTGATGTTATTATAACTACTCATATTTGCCCAAATGCACCAACATTGCCACATTATCCAGTTCCGTTTATGAATTCACCAGTTGATATGATGGGACTTCTTAAACTTGAAGTTGATGAAAGAATGGATGCTATTCTTTCTATTGATGCAACTAAAGGAAATAGAGTTATAAAAATTCATGGATTTGCAATAACTCCAACAGTTAAAGAAGGATGGATATTAAAAGTAAGCGAAGATCTAATAAATATTTATGAGAGAGTAGTAGGAGATGTAGCTTATATAGTTCCAATAACTATGCAAGACATTACTCCATATGGAAATGGAATATATCATATTAATAGTATAATGCAACCTTGGCTTATGACAAATGCTCCAATAGTAGGAGTTGCAACAACTGCTAGGCTTCCAATTCCAGGATGTGGAACAGGATGTAATTATATTCTAGGTTTAGAAGCAGCTACAAGATTTTGTATCGAGGTAGCTAAGGATTTTACATCTAATAAATGTAAATTTTATGATGAAGAAGAATTTAAGAAAATAATTAATCTTTATGGTTCAATGAAAAATATACTTAGAAAATTTTAATAAAAAAATTTAAATTTCTCATTTATAATTATTTTATTGATAATCATGAGTATAAAAATAGATGAGCAAACTTTAAACTATACTAAAGAATTATTTAAGAAACTTGAATCAGAAGTTAAATTATACCTTTTTACAACTAAAATGCATTGCTTATATTGTAATGAAGTTGAGAAATTAATCGATATTATCTCGAATCTTTCAAATTTAATTAAAGTTATAAAATGTGAATGTGAAGTAGATTCTCCTGAAGCAAAGAAATTTGGTATAGATAAACATCCTGCAATAGTTTTTCATGGAAAAGAAGAATATAATATTAGATATTTTGGTATACCTGGAGGATATGAATATGGAGTTTTAATTGAAGATATTGTTGATGTTTCATTAGGAAAAACGGACCTTTCAAAAGAAATAATAGAAAAATTATCTAAAATAGATAAACCTGTTCATATACAAGTTTTTGTTACGCCAACTTGTCCATATTGTCCAATTGCTGCAAGAACAGCTCATAAATTTGCTATAATTAATAAAAATATTAAAGCAGATGTAATTGAAGCTATAGAATTTCCTAAATTAGCTAGAAAATATAATGTTTTTGCAGTTCCTAAAATAATTATAAATGATACTATTGAATTTGAAGGAGCAGTTCCTGAAGAATTTTTCTTGAATAAAATTTTAGAAGCATTAGAGAAAAGCGAATAATCATGTCTTTTTTAATTTCAACTCAACCAATGTACGATATAGTAATAATAGGTGGAGGCCCTGCTGGATTAACTGCTGGAATGTATGCTTCAAGTCTTGGATTAAAAACTTTAATAATAGAAGGAGATACTCCACCACGTATTACATTAGCTACTAAGATAAATAATTATCCTGGATTTCCAGAAGGAATAAATGGTATAGATTTACTTAATAGAATTAAAAAACAAGCACTATCATATGGGGTTGAAATAATAAAAGGGAATGTTGCTAGTTTAAATCTTATTGGTCCATTAAAAACTATAATAGTAAAAAATAAAACTATAACTTGCAAAGCTATAATCTTAGCAATTGGAATAAAAAGTACTAAATTGAAAATTGAAGGTGAGGATAAATTCATAGGTTTAGGATTATCTTATTGTGCAGTATGTGATGGCCCTCTTTTTAAGAATAAAAAAGTTTTATTAATTGGAAGCGGTGAAGAAGCTATAGAAGACGCATTATTTTTAAGTGATTTAGCTTCAGAAGTTTTCTTCATAGCTTTAGAAAAAATTGATGAAAAACAAATTGATTTATTGAAAAGTCATGGAATAAAAATCCTTGAAGGAGTAAAATTAAAAGCTATAGAAGGAGAAAAAATAGTTCAAAAAGTTTTATTAGAAAAAATTGATGGAAAAGAAGAAGTACTTAATATTGATGGAGTTTTTATAGCTAGCAGAGAAGTGCCGTTAATAAAAATTCTTGCAAAAGCTGGATTGGAAATAGAAGAAAATTATATTAAAGTAAATCATAAACAAGAAACAAATATTGAAGGAGTTTATGCTGCTGGAGATTGTACTGGTGGAGGAGCACAAGTAGTTATAGCTGCTGGGGAAGGAGCAAAAGCAGCTATTAATGCTGCTGCATATATTAAAAAATCTGATAAGATTCCTACTTTATGGCAAAAATAATTTCAAAAATGAAGGATAAATTGATATACTTTAATACATGCTCAAGAGATTGTTATGATACATGCTCTATATTAACATATGTTAAAAATGGGAGAATTATTCGAATAGAAGGGAGAAAAGATCATCCAATAACTAGAGGCTTTCTTTGTAACAAAGCTAAAAAATTTATTGATTATACTTATAGTAAAGATAGAATACTTTATCCAATGAAAAGAATCGGGAATAAAGGTTCTGGAAAATTTAAGAGGATAACTTGGAATGAAGCATTAAAAATCATTTCTAAAAAAATTAAAGAAATTATTAAAAAATATGGTTCAAGAGCAATTCTTCAATATAATTTTGCAGGAAATATGGGTATAATAAATAGATTTTTTCCATATAGATTTTTTAATTTTTTAGGTACTTCAAGAATAAAGGAAAATATTTGTGATTCTGCAGGAGAAACTGCTTTAAAATATGTTTATGGAAGTACTTATGGTTCTCTTCCACAAGAAATTTTAGAATCAAAATTAATAATTTATTGGGGAATAAATGCTACATGGACAAATATTCATGGGTTTAATTTAGCATTAGAAGCAAGAAAGAAAGGTGCTAAAATATATGTTATAGACCCAAATTTAACAGCTACAGCCAAAATGGCAGATTTTCATTTAAAAATAAAACCATGCACAGATGCTGCTTTAGCTCTTGGATTAGCTAATTATATTATTCAAAATAATTTGTATGATGAAAAATTTATAGAAGAGAATGTTTATGGTTTTAATGAATTTAAAGAATATGTTAAAAAATACGATTTAAATAAAACTTCAGAAATAACTGGCATAAGTAAAGAGGATATAATCAATCTTGCTAATAATTATGTTTCTTTAAAACCAAATATAATCCACATAGGCTATGGGTTACAAAGAAATTTTAATGGAGGAGAAATTGTTAGAGCAATATCTTTATTACCTGCACTTATAGGTGAAGCAAGAGGTTTTATATATAGTAATAACTTTATTAATTTAAATTATGTTAAAGGAGAATGGCTTAGAAAAGAGAAAGCTATTGAATATGATATGGCAAAATTAGGAAGAATACTTTCTAGTAAAGAAATTAAAATGATATTCATATATAATGCAAATCCATTAGCAACTTTACCAAATTATAATCTTATTAAGAAAAGTTTTCAAAGAAAAGATCTTTTTGTAGTTGTACACGATATATTTAAAACAGATACCGCGGATTATGCTG
The Nitrososphaerota archaeon DNA segment above includes these coding regions:
- a CDS encoding thioredoxin family protein — protein: MSIKIDEQTLNYTKELFKKLESEVKLYLFTTKMHCLYCNEVEKLIDIISNLSNLIKVIKCECEVDSPEAKKFGIDKHPAIVFHGKEEYNIRYFGIPGGYEYGVLIEDIVDVSLGKTDLSKEIIEKLSKIDKPVHIQVFVTPTCPYCPIAARTAHKFAIINKNIKADVIEAIEFPKLARKYNVFAVPKIIINDTIEFEGAVPEEFFLNKILEALEKSE
- a CDS encoding molybdopterin-dependent oxidoreductase → MAKIISKMKDKLIYFNTCSRDCYDTCSILTYVKNGRIIRIEGRKDHPITRGFLCNKAKKFIDYTYSKDRILYPMKRIGNKGSGKFKRITWNEALKIISKKIKEIIKKYGSRAILQYNFAGNMGIINRFFPYRFFNFLGTSRIKENICDSAGETALKYVYGSTYGSLPQEILESKLIIYWGINATWTNIHGFNLALEARKKGAKIYVIDPNLTATAKMADFHLKIKPCTDAALALGLANYIIQNNLYDEKFIEENVYGFNEFKEYVKKYDLNKTSEITGISKEDIINLANNYVSLKPNIIHIGYGLQRNFNGGEIVRAISLLPALIGEARGFIYSNNFINLNYVKGEWLRKEKAIEYDMAKLGRILSSKEIKMIFIYNANPLATLPNYNLIKKSFQRKDLFVVVHDIFKTDTADYADILLPATTFFEDFDINYSYFHNFISINEKVIEPRGEAKSNYELFKLLAKYLNIDNEHLYEDKDKIIEKILKENNLGINLNELKEKGFFEIPIPKKNIYQTNSGKIEFYSIEAFKNGLSPFPIHLEINKNNLMQLFTTTHKDLTSSQYHNKIKRNIDFPVFMNYLDARRMKLRNGDKVLLKNNYGSFKAKIKITKDIHEGTLLIYKSPWPKILGNTPNSLIPDEIQEKYGGCSIIHSTFVSIENYKSDL
- a CDS encoding DUF1177 domain-containing protein translates to MSCMKEVIDIIDLLDSAKINGLEIAEFLNSYGIKNIDVKTISNKKGKTDFIKILIPGINGKYNNGDAPTLGIIGRLGGIGARPEIKGIVSDADGAIVALSSALKLGKMILNGDQLNGDVIITTHICPNAPTLPHYPVPFMNSPVDMMGLLKLEVDERMDAILSIDATKGNRVIKIHGFAITPTVKEGWILKVSEDLINIYERVVGDVAYIVPITMQDITPYGNGIYHINSIMQPWLMTNAPIVGVATTARLPIPGCGTGCNYILGLEAATRFCIEVAKDFTSNKCKFYDEEEFKKIINLYGSMKNILRKF
- a CDS encoding FAD-dependent oxidoreductase — protein: MSFLISTQPMYDIVIIGGGPAGLTAGMYASSLGLKTLIIEGDTPPRITLATKINNYPGFPEGINGIDLLNRIKKQALSYGVEIIKGNVASLNLIGPLKTIIVKNKTITCKAIILAIGIKSTKLKIEGEDKFIGLGLSYCAVCDGPLFKNKKVLLIGSGEEAIEDALFLSDLASEVFFIALEKIDEKQIDLLKSHGIKILEGVKLKAIEGEKIVQKVLLEKIDGKEEVLNIDGVFIASREVPLIKILAKAGLEIEENYIKVNHKQETNIEGVYAAGDCTGGGAQVVIAAGEGAKAAINAAAYIKKSDKIPTLWQK